The Thermoplasmatales archaeon nucleotide sequence GCATCGAAAGAAGAAAAAAAATTGGAAGCGGAAATAGGAATAATAGATAAAAAAGGTTTTAGAAAAATAAACATAGATAAAAAATAAAAAATATAGAGGGAAAAGATTTTTAGTCTTTGCCTATGTCCCAGATTGCTTTTATCGCTAGCAAACCCGCTAATGGTGCAATGAAAATTCCTAGAGTGGTAACTACTCCTGTAAGGTAATTACCGAACCACTTTATTCCTTGAAATACATCTGTTCCGCTTATTGCAACTATTATCACTGTTGCTATTAAGAATGTTGGTAGCTCTTCCTTTGTTATAGTTCCCATTCCAAGTATTCCAAGTATTCCCGCTATCAAACCGATCAAGCCAAGAATCATCGCTAGATATGCATACTGCTCAAGAGTGAGATCAATTCTGCCGGCGTAGTACGCTCCGTATATCAAGCCAAATATTATCGCTAGCACTATGCCTATCAAGAACACCATACTGCTTAGTTTTGCCCTCCCTTTTTCTGCCATTTTTATCCCCTTTAAGTAATTTCCCTCTTATTTATAAGGATATCGATTTTTTCAGGATTTAAATTTTTTTTGGAAAAACAGGTTTGAGTTTTTCTAAATCTTTTTCTCCGCATTACAAGGTTGAATTGGCAATTGGCAATCATAAATTTTTTATAACCATTTTTATTATTTTTGGTATTAGGATGGTGTTTTTCAAAAAGATATTAATTCTTTCTTTAGTATCTCTTATACTATTACCTTATATATCTTTTATTTCCTATACCCAAAAATTCTACCCAGATTTATCTGTTGAGAGTTATGAGCATAATATCTTCTAATCCCATTGTTCATGACAATCTTACAATAAAGGTAACAGTTAAGAAACTATTCAAAAGTACCTTCTTTCCTCCTATGCACTGGTTGCTCAATAGCTAGCTATTATTTAATGGACAATAAGCAATGGCTTTTTGTAACCCACGTTTTACGCTCTTGTAGGATCTCTTGTTATGGTTTTGTTGATTTGGAATAGGACGTTATGTAAGTGAAAATATAGTATGTGATGGGCATGGTCTGAATCCTTACATATTAAATAACTCTTTTTAAGGAACAAGAGTATTGGAGAGGCCTATAAAATAGGAAAAAATGCAGCTAGCTTGGATCAGATGTTGTAATTCTACTAGGCGATCCAACTACTAAACAGAGGTGGGATTGAAAAAGTTGTTTGTACTATTGATAATGCTAATCTTTGCATTCACCAATTGTGCATCTGCTCATATTTTTAGGATTACATCAAATAAAACAATATATGCGCCTGGAGATGAAATAGTAGTAAATCTTGAGATTAAAAACACATTAAATTATAATAAGAGAATGGATATCTATGTAACTGCAGAAGAAGAAAATGATAAATATCCTCCATTCTCTACATACTATCATATCACTCTTTCATCAAGTGAGTCTAGAAATATAACAATCTATACCACAAATGTATCAGAGTTTATGGTAAATGGAAACTATACTGTGCATGCTAAGCTAATTGATGATGGTTTTGTTATCTATGGAGATAGACTTACTTTTTCAATAGTAGGATTATTGGAAAAAATGGACATTAATATCCTAATCTCTAATAGTAGTGAATTCACATTTTTAAAAGATGTTTTTCTAGTTAATGAACCTATATACATAGCCTATCCTTCATCTGTCGATGATTTAGAGATCATTTGCGCTATTACCTATCCAGATGGCTCTTCAAAAACAATAAACCTTCCTTATACCTTTATTTCAAATAAAGTTGGATTGTACTCTTTATCTATAAATGGGAGAAAGGAAGGTTATAGAAATGTTACAAAAATATGCAATTCGCTGTTATAGGAGAAACATCAATTGTTAATGAAATTTATGAAGAAATAAAAGAAGAACAAACTACCATAATCTACATTTCCGTATTTCTAATTACGGTAGTTGTTTTAGTATTTTTCTTGATCAGAAGGATAATAAAAAGAAAAATATAGTGCCAAAATAAGCGCATCTATATCTTAACCAAAACGACATCCTACAAAACACCAAATAGGAATAGAAATACTTGTATCGGTGTATAGGAAACATCTCACCCTATGTTTAAAAGTTTAATATCACTTCTCAACAGCATTTTTCATTGAATATCTTATTGTTTATACCCCACATGAAGTTTTTGTAAAGCCCTTTTGTACAAGAGGTTTTATCACCAATAAAAGGAGAGGTTTATTGATACAAAAAGTAGCACATATTTCAAAAATGAATAGTTCTAAACATCCATATTATCCAAACCATATATCAAGACTTCTTTACTATCAAAATTAGTTGCTAGCCAAGAATTATACTCATTTCTTGCATCTTTTAGCCTTAATTTCATTAAAAGGAATAGCCCTACCTACCTTTAGGGATGGTTGAAAAAGGTTCATTTAATTTTTGTACCAGAAATTAATAGCTTCCTAACCAAACGATTCTATTGCTTCATAGATTTTGATTGCATCGTGATATGAAAATCTTCTTTGATACAAAAGCACCTTTATCATTTTTGAAAATCTTTTTATTTTCATATATCTCTAAAATTTCATCTAATAACTATATCCTCGCATTGCGATTTATCACTAAAAAACGATTACTGGATTTTTAATTCTTATTTTGAAATTATCATCCTAAAAATATCATCTTATTATATTAGAAGAACTAATCTGTTTTCCTCAATTTTTTTCTTAAAAGAAGGGAATTACCAACAACTGCTATATCTGATGAAACCATTGCAATTGCAGAAAATTCGGGGCGAAGAATAAAACCCAACCATGGATAAAGTGCCCCGCATGCCACTGGAACTGCAATAACATTGTAAATGAATGCAAGAAATAAATTCTGTTTTATCTTTGAAAAGGTAGCCTTTGATATATTCAATGCTTGCACAACATCCATTAAATTATCTTTAACAATTATTATCCCTCCCGCCTCCTTTGAAATATCGCTTCCTCCGCCCATTGCGATGCCGACATCCGCCCTGCTGAGCATTGGCGCATCGTTTATTCCGTCTCCAACAGCAGCAACAATTTTACCCTTTTTCTGCAGATTTATTATTTCTTTATCTTTTTCATGGGGCAAAACGCCCGCTATAATTTTTTCTATACCAAGTTTTTTGGCTATCGCCTCCGCAATCTTTCTATTATCTCCTGTAATCATAAAAATTTCATATCCCTCAAGTTTTTTAATTGCCTCAATCGCATTCTCCTTTATTTCATCCATGAGCGCAATTGCCCCTATAATTCCATCAAAATAAACGAGCACAACTGTCTTACCTTCTTTTTCAAGCTCTTCTCCAATTTTGCTATTTATTAATTCTCTATTGCCGAGCATTGCTTCTTTACCATTTATTTTTCCAACAATTCCTTTTCCAGGTATTTCTGAAAATTCCTTTACTTCAAGAATCTTTACCCCTCTTCTCTTTGCCTCATTATAAATTGCCAAAGCAATTGGATGATTTGATTTGCTCGCCAGACTACCCGCAACTTGCAATACATCTCCAATAACATCGCTTACCTCAGCTTTTCCTTTTGTAAGTGTTCCTGTTTTATCAAAGACCAAAGTATCTACTTCAGCAAACTTCTCAAGATATTCCCCTCCTTTAACCAATATTCCTTTTTCTGCGGATAGGCTTATCCCAACTAATATTGCAGTTGGAGTTGCAATCCCTAGCGCACAGGGGCATGCTATTACAAGAACTGATATAGAAATTGTAAGAGCAAAAGGAAAAGGTGCATTTGTTATAAAATACCAGAAAATGAAAGAAAGGAAGGAAATAAAAATAACCAATGGGACAAAATAATTTGTAATTTTATCCGCCAATCTTTGTATTTTTGCTTTTGATGTCTGGGCCTCTTCAACTAAGCTTATTGTTTGAGAAAGAAAAGTATCTTTTCCAACTCTTGTTGCCCTAAATTTAAAAAATCCACTCATGTTTATTGAACCGCTGAAAACCTCATCACCTTCTTTTTTATCAACAGGAATTGACTCACCTGTTATCGATGATTCATCTATTGTGGCAAATCCCTCAATTATTATTCCATCAACCGGTATTTTCTCCCCACTTCTTACAATAACAACATCTTCTTTTTCTATTTCATCTGATGATATTTCCTCTTCTCTTCTATTTCTAAAAACTCTCGCCCTTTTTGGTTTTAATTCTATCAATTTTTTTATTGTCTCTCCCACTTTCTCTCTGGCCCTTTCTTCAAGCATTAAACCAATTGTAACTGTTGTTAATACTACTGAAGATGCTTCATAAAAAACCATTCCATCAAAGAAAAATGTTGAAAGGGCTGAATAGAGATATGCAGAGGTTGTGCTTATTGAAACAAGGACATTTAAATCCGCTGTTTTTTGCTTAAGAGAGAAATATGCTCCTCTATAAAAAGGATAACCGGCAAAGATTTGCAAGGGTGTGGCAAGTAAAAATAAAATAACATTTAACTCTTTTCTGTAAAAAAATAAAGAAATTATCAGGATAGGAATGGTAAGAATTAAAGAAAAAATAGCCCTCCAAAAAGATTTTTTTCCCTCCTCAACCTCATATCCCGCTTCCTTTATAAGCTCCTTCAATCTTTTTTCATTTAATCTTTCGTCATATTCAATGAATGCCTTTCCAAGAGAAAAACTCACATTTGCGGATATAATTCCTTCTTTATTCCTCAAATATTTTTCTATAGCTTTTGCGCACCCTTCGCAATGCATTCCTTTAATCTTTAAGCTTATTTTAATGAATATGGGCTAGGCCGGATTCGAACCGGCGACCTTTGCCTCGTAAGGGCAACGTCATGACCTCTAGACCACTAGCCCTATAAATAAAAGCGTGAGATTTTAAAAATTTATGCTCAAAAAGTTTTAAAATAAAAAACCTATTTAAAATAAGTCGGGGTGGCTCAGCCTGGTAAGAGCGCCTGACTCATAAGCCAACCCTGCCTGAGAAATCAGGAGGCCGCGGGTTCAAACCCCGCCCCCGACACTATGATTTTTCAAAATTATTGGGGAGGTCAGGTGCTAAAATAGTACAAAATTAGTAATGGAGGCGTACTAACGCACCTTTTCCTCCCCAAAAATAAAATATTTGTGTATATATGAATTTTTCCAGCATTCATAAATTTGAGAATGAATTATATAGCATTATTGAGCCAACTACAATTAAAAATAAACCTATTAAAATTTTTACATATAAATAACTCTTTTTCTGTGCTTCCCCAAATTTTTCTGAAGAATAGCCAAAGTAAAAGAATGAGAGAATTATTAATAAGGGAAGTACGAACATCAGATTGTATATGAGCAGATATGTTAAAGCAATGCTTTTTAAAGAGCTTGAGCTTTGTATAACTTTTGCAATTGGAAGATATATTTGACCAGTGCATGCGAGCTCGAGAGCGGATATAACAAATCCTGTAAAGAATGATATTACCGACAAAATAATTACTTTTCTATCTTCTGTTATCTTCTTTATCAACCTTCCTCTCCTCTTCTTTATAAACATTGGAAGCTGGAGTTTTGCCTCCTTTCCTCTCCTTATTTCAAAAAAATCATAAATGCTCAATGCCCCAAGAATAATTGCAGCGCTTCCTATAGCAATGTCAATATAAATTTTTGTATAACTTTCTATGAAGCCAAAAAACTCAACTAAACCAATTCCAATGATGAAATAGCATATAAATATTCCCGCAGTAAATGATAAACCTATTGCAAGAACAGATTTTCTCTTTGCTCTCTCCAGATATGAGATAAAAAATATAAGTGTTGCAAAAGCACAAGGGTTTATACCATCCAGTAGCCCACCAGTTATAACACTCAAGAGAGTAAAACTTCTAATTACATTTTCCGCTCCCGCCAGCGCATCGTTGCCTACATTCGGGCAATCAACTCCGCTTCCAAGATATTTTTTAATTTCATTTTCGAATTCACTTAAATTATCTCTTATAAAATATTTATCTCCAACAAAAACTATTGTATCATATGGATATTCAACTTTATAAAAATTGTAATAGCTCAGCAATATCTCTTCATTTTCTTTTTCTTTCCAATCATAAGTTTTTATTTCAATAGGATAGAAATTGCGGAACAGCTCAACATTTCTTTTGAAATTAACGCATATTGGACAAGTTGATTTATAAAACAAAACAACACATATTTTTCTTTCCTTATAGATAGATGGAAAATCTATACCAACTTTTTCATAATGCTTTGCTTCCTCAATTATTTCTTCTATATTTTCATTAAAAATTATGCCTTCATTTCCTATGAAAATGATGGGTTTTAATAAATCAAAGTCGCCTAAATTTTTTATCACGCTTAAATTTTCTTCATATATAACATCGAGCTTATCTATTCTTACAAAACTTACATTTTCTTCTAGAGCATTTAAAATTCTATCAATGCTATGAAGGGAGGAATTGAATGCAATTATAATACAAACTGGTTTTGGATAAGCTAGATTTCCATCCTTAATAACATTTTCAACATCAAATTCTTTAATTTCATTTAGAAAATTTTTAATATTTTCCTTCTCTTCCTCAATATTGCTTTCGTTTAAAATAAACCATCCATTTCCAATGAAAAGGGAGAAAACCGCTGATGCACCTTGAGGGTAGTTATATTTCAGCAGGAGATTGTATGCGGATGCGATATTTTTAAATAAACTCTCATTCCCATCTAAGTTATATCTATTCAATTTTATGCTCTCATTATTCTCTAATTCTTTTATAAATGGCTCTATTTTTTGATAAAATTCATTCTCAACATAAAAGTAGGATATATTTATAGTTGCATTCGTAAGAGGAATTAAAAAAATCAAAAAAACAAATAAAATTAAAAACTTCTTCATTCTCTCAAATATCTCTTCACAATTTCTATTGCGCAAAGCTTTCCGCACATTGAGCATGCCTCCTTTGCTTTCTTTGGCCTTCTTTTTTCTCTATACTTTTTTGCTTTCTCACTATCTATTGCAAGCTCAAACATTTTCTTCCAATCCAGTTTCTCTCTTGCAATTGAAAATTTTTCATCTATATCTCTATCAATGCCTCTTGCTAAATCTGCTGCATGAGCTGCTATCCTTGCGGTAATAACCCCTTCTTTCACATCTTCAATAGATGGCAAACTCAAATGCTCTGCAGGAGTTACATAGCATAAAAAATCCGCTCCATAATAGCCCGCTATAGCCCCTCCTATCCCCGCAACAAAATGGTCATAACCTGGAGCAATATCTGTCACCAGAGGGCCGAGGACAAAATACGGTGCTTCATTGGTAACCTTTTTCATTACCTTTATATTTGCTTCTATATCATTGAGAGGCATATGTCCTGGTCCTTCAACCATTGTTTGCACGCCTTTCTCCCTTGATCTTTCAACCAGCTCACCTATTATTAGCAATTCCTGAAATTTTGCTCTGTCATTTGAATCATATATTGCACCTGATCTCATTCCGTCTCCCAAACTGAGAGTCATATCATATTCTCTCGCTATTTCAAGCAAATAGTCAAATTCTTTGTAAAGAGGATTTTCTTCTTCATTATGAATAATCCATGCCATAAGAAATGCTCCTCCCCTCGAAACCATCGGAATCAATCTTTTCTGTTTTTTTAATCTTTCAACGCTTTCTTTCGTTACTCCAACATGTGCAACAGCAAAATCTACACCTTGTTTTGCATGTTTTTCATATGCTCCTAAAATATCATCCGATGACATTTCAACTATCGCTCCTTTCTTCCTCATTGCTTCTATACCTGCTTGATATATTGGAACAGTTCCAAAGGGAATATTTACTGTTTTTAGAAGCTTTGATCTTATCATATCTAAATTTCCCCCTGTTGATAAATCCATTACTGCATGCGCACCGTATTTCATTGCTACTTTTGCTTTCTCTATTTCTTCCTCCACTTTTGCATATTCCATTGAAGTACCTATGTTTGCATTTACTTTAACTCTAAGCCCTTTTCCTATACCAATTACTTTAGGGAAATGAATTGGATTTCTTGGTATAACTATCTTTCCTTCCGCAACCCTTCTCATTACAACTTCCTTCTCAATACCTTCTTTTTTTGCAACTTCTTTTATTTCATCCGTTACTTTTCCTCTTTTTGCTTCCTCCATTATTGTCATAGCTATAGAATAAATCAATTTCTTTTATAATATTTTTCATAATATCAGTGTCTCCTAAACTTAGCAATAAATTTAAATTCAAGAAAATAATTTCAAAATACCATGGTAGAATATGAAATATTGGAAGCAAAGGAAGTGAAGTTTGGTAGGAATAATTTTATAGAAGTTGCGAGGAAAAGAGCAAAAACAGGTGAAGGGGAGAACGAGTTTATATCCATTTCTCGTGGCTACTATCTAGAGGATGGAACTAAAAAATGGAAAGCATCTATTGCTCTTCCG carries:
- the cadA gene encoding cadmium-translocating P-type ATPase translates to MHCEGCAKAIEKYLRNKEGIISANVSFSLGKAFIEYDERLNEKRLKELIKEAGYEVEEGKKSFWRAIFSLILTIPILIISLFFYRKELNVILFLLATPLQIFAGYPFYRGAYFSLKQKTADLNVLVSISTTSAYLYSALSTFFFDGMVFYEASSVVLTTVTIGLMLEERAREKVGETIKKLIELKPKRARVFRNRREEEISSDEIEKEDVVIVRSGEKIPVDGIIIEGFATIDESSITGESIPVDKKEGDEVFSGSINMSGFFKFRATRVGKDTFLSQTISLVEEAQTSKAKIQRLADKITNYFVPLVIFISFLSFIFWYFITNAPFPFALTISISVLVIACPCALGIATPTAILVGISLSAEKGILVKGGEYLEKFAEVDTLVFDKTGTLTKGKAEVSDVIGDVLQVAGSLASKSNHPIALAIYNEAKRRGVKILEVKEFSEIPGKGIVGKINGKEAMLGNRELINSKIGEELEKEGKTVVLVYFDGIIGAIALMDEIKENAIEAIKKLEGYEIFMITGDNRKIAEAIAKKLGIEKIIAGVLPHEKDKEIINLQKKGKIVAAVGDGINDAPMLSRADVGIAMGGGSDISKEAGGIIIVKDNLMDVVQALNISKATFSKIKQNLFLAFIYNVIAVPVACGALYPWLGFILRPEFSAIAMVSSDIAVVGNSLLLRKKLRKTD
- the thiC gene encoding phosphomethylpyrimidine synthase ThiC, with the translated sequence MTIMEEAKRGKVTDEIKEVAKKEGIEKEVVMRRVAEGKIVIPRNPIHFPKVIGIGKGLRVKVNANIGTSMEYAKVEEEIEKAKVAMKYGAHAVMDLSTGGNLDMIRSKLLKTVNIPFGTVPIYQAGIEAMRKKGAIVEMSSDDILGAYEKHAKQGVDFAVAHVGVTKESVERLKKQKRLIPMVSRGGAFLMAWIIHNEEENPLYKEFDYLLEIAREYDMTLSLGDGMRSGAIYDSNDRAKFQELLIIGELVERSREKGVQTMVEGPGHMPLNDIEANIKVMKKVTNEAPYFVLGPLVTDIAPGYDHFVAGIGGAIAGYYGADFLCYVTPAEHLSLPSIEDVKEGVITARIAAHAADLARGIDRDIDEKFSIAREKLDWKKMFELAIDSEKAKKYREKRRPKKAKEACSMCGKLCAIEIVKRYLRE